GCGGGCGGCGCCTGCGCTGTTGATCAGAATATCGATGGGACCGAGCGCCGCGCTCGCTTCTTCGACCACGTCTTCCGCGCTATGCGCCTCGTGCAGATCGGCGCGCGCGAGGTGGACGTGATGACCGTCGGCCGCCAGTTGTTCGCGCGCACGGGCGAGATTCGCGGCATCGCGCGACACGATGGCGACTTTCGCGCCTTCGCTCGCAAACGCCTTCGCGCACGCAAAGCCGATTCCCTTGCTGCCGCCCGTGATCAACACGACCTTGCCGGCCAGTCCCAGATCCATGATCTTGCGCTCCTATCGGTTCTTTGATGCCGCTGTCGAGGAAGTATCGGACACGATAGCAGAGGACGGCGTGAGTGTCGCATTGCGCGGCTTGGCGTCGCGTCAGTCGGCGCCTGTTGCGAACCGGGCGATGGGGTCGTCGTTCGATGCGGCGCGCGGCGGAGTAAGCGAGCCCGTCGACGCCCGCATCGCGCGCACGGGCGGTTCGGCGGGCTGCGACGCCATGGCCGCTTGCGCTTGCTGCCGCGCGGCGCGTGAGAGTGGCGGTGGAGGCTCGTAGGCATCGGCGGCGGCCTGGATCGGATCGGGTGCCTGGCTCGCGGGCGCGATTGTTCTTCTGCTGGCTGTCTGCGACTGGCGCTGTGCGGCGCTCAACGATGCGGGCGGTGGTTCGTATGGGTCAGCGCCGGCGGCAGATGTTTGACGGGCGAAGGCCGAAGCCGCTGCAGACGATTGCCGCTGCGCCGCGCTCGACGAAGCGGGCGGCGGTTCGAAAGCGTCCGCGCTGGCGGCTGCGCCAGGCGTTCGACGCGCGTAAGCCGAAGCCGCAGCGGACGATTGCCGCTGCCCAGCGCTCAACGAAGCGGGCGGCGGTTCGAAGGCATCGGCATTGGCCGATGCCGCAGGCGCTTGACGTGCGTAGGCCGAAGCCGCTGCAGACGATTGCCGCTGCGCCGCGCTCGACGAAGCGGGTGGCGGTTCGAAGGAATCGGCATTGGCTGATGCTGCGGGCGTTTGACGCGCGTAGGCCGAAGCCGCAGCGGACGATTGCCGTTGCGCGGCGGTCAATGATGCAGGCGGCGGCTCGAAGGCGTCCGCGCTGGCGGCTGCGGTAGGCGCTTGCCGCGTGTAGGCCGAAGGCGCAGCAGACGCCTGCCTCTGCGCGGCGGTCAACGATGCGGGCAGTGGTTCGAAGGCGTCGCCGCTAGTGGCCACTGCGGGCGCTTTCTGCGCGTAGGCCGAAGCCGTCGCCGACGATTGCCTCTGCTCGGCGCTCAACGATGCAGGCGGCGGTTCGAACGCATCGGCGCTAGCGAGTGCTGCGGGCGTTCGGCGGGCGTAAGTCGAAGCCCCAGTAGACGATTGCCGTCGCGCAGCGCTCAACGATGTAGGCGGCGGCTCAAAGGCATCGGCGCCAGCGGGTGCTGCGGGCGTCTGGCGGGCGTAAGCCGAAGCCCCAGCCGACCACTGCCGCTGCGCAGCGTTCACCGACGCCGGCGGCGGCTCGAAAGAGTCCGCGCCGGTGATTGCGGCCGGCTTCTGGCGGACATTGGCCGAGGCGACGGAAGCACCAGCCGTCGTCGCTGAGACAGGCGCCCGGCTCGCATATGCCGAAGCCATAGACGTTTGCAGCTGCGCCGCGCCGATCGACGTCGACGGTCGCTCGACGGCAGCGACACTGGCCGTTGCCGGCATCGGCTGACGCGCATACGCCGGCTCCCCAGAATCCGCCCCGCGCGACGCCACATACGTCGGCGCATCGAACGGCGTCGGCGCCGTCTTCGGCGGCGCGACGCGGCGAATGCCGTCAAACCGCTTCGCCCAATAAGGATTCGTCAGGTAATCGAGCCGCACGGTGCCGCCCGTCGACGGCGCATTCACGAAACGCAGCTTGCCGACATAAATGCCCACATGCGAATGCGGCCGCCCGGTCGTGTTGAAGAAGATCAGGTCGCCGGGCGCGACTTCGTCCGGCTCGATGGATTCTCCGCGCCCGCTCATTTCGGCGGTCGTGCGCGGCAGATTCACGGACGCGGCGCGATCAACGACATAGCGCACGAGCCCGCTGCAATCGAAACCTGCCTCCGGCGTATTGCCGCCCCATCGATACGGCACGCCGACGAGCGACATCGCCTGAATGGAAATTTCCTCGCGCCCGACGCTGTGATCGACGAAGTTCGGGAAGCCCGACGGCGGCTTATACGCGCGCGGCGTCGTGCCGGCCGAGACCGCGGGCTTGCGCGCCGCCTGTTGCGGCGCGCTTCCGCACGCGGCAAGCAGGACGGACACGAAAAGCGGTAGCCAGATTCGACGCATTGAAGCCGAGCGAGCGCGCTCGCCGAAGAGAAGACAGTCCGCCGATACTAGCCCGCCGCACGGCCGTGCGGCAAGACATCGTGAGGTTTCACTTTAACTTTGTGCGATAAGTGTTGCGAGAGCGGAACGCGCGGACAAAGAAAAGCCCGGCGGATCGCTCCGCCGGGCCGTCGCATTGAAGTGCGCGTGCTTTACAGAATGTCCGAAGCGTAGTCCGCCAGTCGCGAACGCTCGCCGCGCGCCAGCGTCACATGGCCGCTGTGCGTCCAGCCCTTGAAGCGGTCGACGACGTAAGTCAGCCCCGAACTCCCTTCGGTCAGATACGGCGTGTCGATCTGCGCGATGTTGCCGAGGCACACGATCTTCGTACCCGGACCGGCGCGCGTGACGAGCGTTTTCATCTGCTTGGGCGTCAGGTTCTGCGCCTCGTCGATGATCACGTATTTATCGACGAACGTCCGCCCGCGCATGAAGTTCATGCTCTTGACCTTAAGCCGCGAGCGGATCAATTCCTGCGTGGCTGCGCGGCCCCATTCGCCGGCGGCATCGTCGGTTTTCTGGAGGACTTCGAGGTTGTCGTCGAACGCGCCCATCCACGGCTGCATCTTTTCTTCCTCGGTGCCCGGCAGGAAGCCGATGTCCTCGCCGACCGGCACCGTCGCGCGCGTCACGATAATTTCGTTGTAGCGCTTGTCGTCGAGCACTTGCGCGAGGCCGGCCGCGAGCGCCATCAGCGTCTTGCCGGTGCCCGCCTGACCGAGCAGCGTGACGAAATCGACTTCCGGATTCATCAAGAGATTCAGCGCGAAGTTCTGCTCGCGATTGCGCGCCGTGATGCCCCACACATTGTTCTTGTGATGCCCGTAGTCGCGCAGCGTCTGAAGCAGCGCCGTCTTGCCGTTGAGTTCGCGCACGACCGCGTGGAACGATGGCTCGCCGTTCTGCGGCTCGAGATAGACGAACTCGTTGACGAGCATGGACGGGCAGAGCGGCCCGGTCACGCGGTAATACGTGGTGCCGGTCTTGGTGTCCTGCCAGCTTTCCATGCCCTTCGCGTGCTTCGTCCAGAAATCCTGGGGCAGCGCGCGCACGCCGGAATAGAGCAGGTCCTTGTCTTCAAGCACCTGATCGTTGAAGTAGTCCTCGGCGGGCAGGCCGAGCGCGTGCGCCTTGATGCGCATGTTGATGTCTTTCGACACCAGCACGACCTGCCGATCCGGCCGCTCCTTCTGCAGCGCGCGCACGACGCCGAGAATCTGGTTGTCCGCCTTGCCGATAGGCAGGCCTTCGACCGGCTCGATATCGGTCAGCGTCGTCTGGAAATACAGGCGGCCGAGCGCGTCGCGGTTGCCCTGCGCGGCAAGCGGAATGCCCTCCGACATCTGGCCCGCGTGCGCGACAAGCGCGTCGAGCGTGCGGCTCACCTGACGCGCATTGCGCGCCACTTCCGACATGCCCTTCTTGTGATTGTCGAGCTCTTCCAACGTCATCATCGGCAGATAGACGTCGTGTTCCTCGAAGCGGAAAAGCGAGCTCGGGTCGTGCATCAGCACGTTGGTGTCGAGCACGAAGAGCTTGCGCAGTTCTTCCTCGACCGCGCCGCGCTGGCGGCGCTTGTTCTGCGTGCGCGCGTCCTTGGCGGGCGCGGCGCTCGGGGCCGGCGTCGCGGCAGGCGCGTCCGCGCGCGCCTCGCGCTTGACGGGACGGGCTTCCTCGCTCGTCTCTTCCTCTTTCTGGCGCGCAGCGGGCACCGGCTGCAAGAGAGCGGCAGTCTGCTTCGTGCGACGGCCGCGCGCAACGGGCGCGCCCGGCGCGGCAGCGGCGGGCGTCTCGGCGGATGCGTCCTGCGGCGCCTGCGCGAGCACGTCACTGGCGATGGAGCGCAGCGTGGTGGCCGCATTCGCAGCTGCGGGACGCTCGGCGGCGACGGTCTCGACCGAGCCGATGGCGTCGTCGTCGCTCGCCGCAGCCTGTTTTTTCGGCTGCTTCGAAGGCCGGGCTTTGGCCTTGTACTCTTCGGCCGGAAGGAGATGGCCGAGCTTGGCCGGGGCGGTAGGCAAAGGCATGGTGTTCCCTCGAAAGGAATCGGGTCGTGTATCGTGCGCCGCCTGTCGCATCCTGCTCGTCCGCCCGTAAGCTACGTGTGCCGCAGTTTGCGCCCGGTGGCGCGCTTCGTTGTCGAAAACGCCGGTTCGCCTAGGTTTCGATCTGCTCCTTGAGGTTGCGTCGCGCCCACGACAAAAGCGAGGAAGCGCGCGACACCAATAAAAAAGCCGCCGTTCCGGCTACCGGAACCAGCGGCTGACTTCTCTTTCAGAGCGCCTGCGCCGTGCCCGTTCCACATAGCCCGGGTCCATGCCGACCGCGCCAAACGGCATGCGGCGGCTCGCGCAAAGGCTTGAGGAATGGGGTGGACAGGCGCTCATTGCGAATCAATATAACGTGCCTCAAATGGCTTGTACAGCCTCGACGATGGCCTCCACGTGCCCCGGCACCTTGATGCCGCGAAACTCGCGCCGCAGCACGCCGTCGGCGTCGAGCAGAAAGGTCGAGCGCTCGATGCCGCGCACTTCCTTGCCGTACATCTTCTTCATCTTGATGACGTCGAACAGCGAGCAAATGGCTTCGTCGGCGTCGGAGACGAGCGTGTAGGGCAGCTCCAGCTTGGCCTTGAAGTTGTCGTGCGACTTCACGCTGTCACGCGAGATGCCGACGATTTCCGCGCCGGCCGCCTTGAACTGGTCGTAGTGGTCGCGAAATTGCAGACTCTCCGTGGTGCAGCCCGGCGTGTTGTCCTTCGGATAGAAGAAGAGCACGACTTTCTGGCCGCGCAGGCTGGAAAGCGTGAACTCGCCGCCCGTGGCGGGCGCGGTGAAGTCGGGAACGGGCTGGTCGACTGCGACTGGCACGAAGGTTTCTCCTGTTGTTGTCTTGTGTTCGCTGTGTATCGCCGATGCAAAACGGCGTCTCAGCCCGGCTGCACGATCAGCTCGCCTGCGCGGCCCGGGATCTCGCCCCACGTCACCGGATAAGACGGCAAGCTCGCGCGGTCGAGCGTCGCATGATAGTCGCCCATCGTGGCGAAGCTGTGTCCCTGCGCGCGCCAGCCCGCGAGCAGCTGCTCGAATACCGGCGCGAGCTTCTGGCCTTCGAGCTCGGCGTGCAGCGTGAACACCTGATCGTGCGGATTATTCGCGGTATGACGCAAGACGTGCGCCGCGACGTTGCTCTCGTCGACGCCGTTCACGCCGAGCACTTCGTCGAGCGTGGGCAGCGTGGTCGGCATCTGGATATGCGCGAGCGTGCGGCCATCGAGCACCGGAATGTACGGCGTGTGTCCGCGGCCGTCGGAGGCATAGCGCATGCCCCAGGCGTCGATCTGCTCGAACGCGTAGCCGTTCATCTGCCAGCCGGCCGCCCCGTGCGTGACGGGCGGCGCGCCGAAAATCTCGACGAAGCGCGCGTGACTCTGCTCCATCTGCGCGACGGTCCACGCGCGGTCGCGCGAGCGCACGTTGTCCTGCCAGTAGACGTGATCCCACGTATGGATGCCGCACTCGAAGCCGGCTTCGTGAATCGCGCGCATCTCCGACACCGCGCGCCGGCCGATATCCGGCCCCGGCAGCAGCACGCCGTACATCAGCGTCCTGATGCCGTAGTGTTCGACCACCGACGTGCGCGACACCTTTTGCAGAAAGCCGGGCCGGAACACGCGGCGCAGCGCCCAGCCGGTGTGATCCGGGCCGAGGCTGAAGAGGAACGTCGCGCGGGCGTTGTACTTGTCGAGCAGGCGCCCGAGGTTCGGCACGCCTTCGCGCGTGCCGCGCAGCGTATCGACGTCGATCTTGAGGACGATGCGGGCCACGCTGCTTTCTTACGCCTGTTCGACGAGCTTGCGGGCTTCGCCCACGTGTCCTCGATACGCCTCGAAGATCTTGCGCAGCGCGTCGTCCATCGTGGCTTGCGGCGCCCAGCCGAGTTCCTGCATGGTGTTGTCGATCTTCGGCACGCGGTTCT
The Caballeronia sp. M1242 DNA segment above includes these coding regions:
- a CDS encoding PhoH family protein gives rise to the protein MPLPTAPAKLGHLLPAEEYKAKARPSKQPKKQAAASDDDAIGSVETVAAERPAAANAATTLRSIASDVLAQAPQDASAETPAAAAPGAPVARGRRTKQTAALLQPVPAARQKEEETSEEARPVKREARADAPAATPAPSAAPAKDARTQNKRRQRGAVEEELRKLFVLDTNVLMHDPSSLFRFEEHDVYLPMMTLEELDNHKKGMSEVARNARQVSRTLDALVAHAGQMSEGIPLAAQGNRDALGRLYFQTTLTDIEPVEGLPIGKADNQILGVVRALQKERPDRQVVLVSKDINMRIKAHALGLPAEDYFNDQVLEDKDLLYSGVRALPQDFWTKHAKGMESWQDTKTGTTYYRVTGPLCPSMLVNEFVYLEPQNGEPSFHAVVRELNGKTALLQTLRDYGHHKNNVWGITARNREQNFALNLLMNPEVDFVTLLGQAGTGKTLMALAAGLAQVLDDKRYNEIIVTRATVPVGEDIGFLPGTEEEKMQPWMGAFDDNLEVLQKTDDAAGEWGRAATQELIRSRLKVKSMNFMRGRTFVDKYVIIDEAQNLTPKQMKTLVTRAGPGTKIVCLGNIAQIDTPYLTEGSSGLTYVVDRFKGWTHSGHVTLARGERSRLADYASDIL
- a CDS encoding peroxiredoxin, translating into MPVAVDQPVPDFTAPATGGEFTLSSLRGQKVVLFFYPKDNTPGCTTESLQFRDHYDQFKAAGAEIVGISRDSVKSHDNFKAKLELPYTLVSDADEAICSLFDVIKMKKMYGKEVRGIERSTFLLDADGVLRREFRGIKVPGHVEAIVEAVQAI
- a CDS encoding polysaccharide deacetylase family protein, with the translated sequence MARIVLKIDVDTLRGTREGVPNLGRLLDKYNARATFLFSLGPDHTGWALRRVFRPGFLQKVSRTSVVEHYGIRTLMYGVLLPGPDIGRRAVSEMRAIHEAGFECGIHTWDHVYWQDNVRSRDRAWTVAQMEQSHARFVEIFGAPPVTHGAAGWQMNGYAFEQIDAWGMRYASDGRGHTPYIPVLDGRTLAHIQMPTTLPTLDEVLGVNGVDESNVAAHVLRHTANNPHDQVFTLHAELEGQKLAPVFEQLLAGWRAQGHSFATMGDYHATLDRASLPSYPVTWGEIPGRAGELIVQPG